A window of Streptomyces sp. Je 1-332 genomic DNA:
ACGTTCTCACCGTCGACCTCGATCACCGTGTCCCGCGGGGCGCGCAGCGCCGTGTGCAGGACGGCGCGGTCCTCGGTGGTGTTGATCTTCTCGCCGCGGAACATGGCGTCCCGCAGACCGAAGACGTCGGTGGCCGCGGCGAGCTCGCGCAGAAGCGTCAGCGTCTCGTCCGTGACGAGGTGCTTGGAGTAGTCGACGTGCAGGTCGCCGACCTGGAGTGTGTATGCCGTGCCGCGCGCCGGATCCTCGGCGAAAAGATCACGCAGCTGCACCTCCCCCAGCTGCTCCCGGTGCTTGCCGATCGCCGCCCATTCGGGCGTCTGGTTGAGCCTGGCGCGGCTTTCTGCGTTCATCTCGGACTTCAGCCTTCTCTCGTACCTGTGTACGTACCTTGCCCCGCTGCACGTTCCAACCTAATTGATCAGGGCCCGATATGAGATCTCTGAAGCTGTCTGTCCGCACACGTGCCGGTAAACGCCGCATGAAAGCACAGCGGCCGGACATCCACTGATGTCCGGCCCTTCTCAACGCTCTAGATCTCGCCCCGTAGTTTTGCCAGCGCCTCCGCGAGAATCGCCTCGCCGTCCGCGTCGGTGCGCCGCTCACGTACATACGCGAGGTGCGTCTTGTACGGCTCGGTGCGGGGTGGGTCCGGCGGGTTGTCCCGGTCCTGACCTGCGGGGAAGCCGCAGCGAGGGCAGTCCCAGGTATCGGGGACCTGCGCGTCGCTGGCGAAGCTGGGCACCGTCTCGTGTCCGTTGGAGCACCAGAAGGAGATGCGCAGACGCGGCGCGGACTCACCGCGCTCGGCCTCGCCCATCGGCCCCGCCCCGACCCGACTTCCTCGGATCGCGTTGCCACTTGCCACGGTCGTAACTCCCCTGCGTGATGGTGCTGCTGCGGGCGCCTCAGTCTACGTAAGGCCCAACGCGCGTCCAGTGTTCGGAGTTACACCCGCACCCCGACACGCAAGCCCCATGATAATCCGCGCCGTGCGGCGCGCACCGTACATGGGGCTTTAGGTGAAGCTTTCGCAAGGTAGCAATCAAGCCGCTTTCGCGGTCAGTTGTTCACCTTCATCAACAGACCGAGCACGACAATGCACGCGAACCAGAGAAGACCGACCACGACAGTGATGCGGTCGAGGTTGCGCTCGGCGACCGACGAGCCGCCGACGGACGACTGCATGCCGCCACCGAACATGTCGGAAAGGCCGCCGCCCTTGCCCTTGTGCATCAGCACAAGGAGCATCATCAGCCCACTGAAGACGATCAGGGCGATCGAGAACCCCATAACCACGGCTGGACCAACTTCCTCGGATCTGAATCGGCTCTGTATCGACGACGGGGGCCGGATGCCTCTTGATGAGAAGCCGTCCGGCCCCCGCAAGGGTACGACGTATCGGCGCTACCGCATACTCACTGGTCGCGGAAGCGGACGATCTTGACGAACTCGTCCGAGTCCAGCGCGGCGCCGCCCACCAGGGCGCCGTCGACGTCGGGCTGCGCCATGATCGCGGCGACGTTGCCGGACTTCACGGAGCCGCCGTACTGGATGCGCACCTTGTCGGCGAGCTCCTGCGAGTACAGCTCGGCGAGGCGGCCGCGGATCGCGCCGCACACCTCCTGGGCGTCCTCGGGGGTCGCGACCTTGCCGGTGCCGATCGCCCACACCGGCTCGTACGCGATGACGATGGACTCGGCCTGCTCGGCGGGGAGGTCCTTCAGACCGCCGTCGAGCTGGGCGAGGGTGTACTGGATCTGCTGGCCGGCCTCACGGATGTCGAGGCCCTCGCCGATGCAGAGGATCGGGGTCAGGCCGTGCTTGTAGGCGGCCTTCACCTTGGCGTTGCAGATCTCGTCGCTCTCGTCGTGGTACTGACGGCGCTCGGAGTGGCCGACGGCCACGTACGTGCACTTCAGCTTGGAGAGCATCGGGCCCGAGATCTCACCGGTGTAGGCACCGGTGTCGTGCGCCGAGATGTCCTGGGCGCCGTACTTGATCTTGAGCTTGTCGCCGTCGACCAGGGTCTGCACCGAACGCAGGTCGGTGAAGGGAGGCAGGACGGCGACCTCGACGGCCTCGTAGTCCTTGTCGGCGAGGGCGAAGGCGAGCTTCTGGACGTGCGCGATGGCCTCGAGGTGGTTGAGGTTCATCTTCCAGTTGCCCGCCATCAGCGGGGTACGCGTAGTCATCAGGTGTCAGTTCTCCAGTGCGGCGAGGCCGGGGAGCGTCTTACCCTCGAGGTATTCGAGGGAGGCGCCGCCGCCGGTGGAAATGTGGCCGAATGCGTTCTCGTCGAAGCCCAGCGTGCGGACGGCCGCGGCGGAGTCGCCACCGCCGACGACCGTGAAGGCCGGGGAGTCGAGGAGGGCCTGGGCGACCGCCTTGGTGCCCTCGGCGTAGTCCGGGTGCTCGAAGACGCCCATCGGGCCGTTCCAGAAGACGGTGGCCGCGTCGGCGAGCTTCGAGGCGTAGAGCTTACGGGTCTCGGGTCCGATGTCCAGACCCTCCTGGTCGGCCGGGATGGCGTCCGCGGCGACCGTGGTGGGGTTGGCCGGAGCCTTGGTCTTCAGGTCGGGGAAGTCGGTGGAGACCAGCACGTCGACGGGCAGGACCAGCTCGACGCCACTGTCCTGCGCGCGCTTGATGTACTCCTTGACGGTCGGGACCTGGTCCTCCTGGAGGAGGGAGATGCCGACCTCGTGGCCCTGCGCCTTCAGGAAGGTGTAGGCCATGCCGCCGCCGATCAGGAGACGGTCGGCCTTGCCGAGCAGCTGGTCGATGACGGCCAGCTTGTCGGAGACCTTGGCGCCGCCGAGCGCGACCACGTACGGACGCTTGACGTCCTCGGTGAGCTTCTTCAGGACGCCGACCTCGGTGGCGATGAGGTAGCCCGCGAAGTGCGGCAGGCGCGCGGGAAGGTCGTACACGGAGGCGTGCTTGCGGTGCACGGCGCCGAATCCGTCGCCTACGTAGACATCCGCGAGGGCGGCGAGCTTGTCGGCGAACTCACCGCGCTCGGTGTCGTCCTTGGACGTCTCGCCCGCGTTGAAGCGGAGGTTCTCGATCACGGCGACCTGGCCGGACTCGAGGCCGTCGACCGCGTCGTGCGCGGCGGGGCCGACGGTGTCCTGGGCGAACGCCACGGGCTTGCCGAGGAGTTCACCGAGGCGCTCGGCGGCGGGAAGCAGCGAGAACGCCGGGTCCGGCGCACCCTTGGGGCGGCCGAGGTGCGAGGCGACGATCACCTTGGCGCCGGCTTCGGCGAGCTTGGTGACGGTCGGCAGGACGGCGCGGATGCGGCCGTCGTCGGTGATGGTGCCGTCGGCGAGCGGCACATTGAGGTCGGCGCGGACAAAGACCCGCTTGCCTTCGACCCCTTCGGCGAGAAGTTCGTCGATCGTCTTCATGACTGGTCCAGGACTCCTTTGGAGGGCTGACGTGCAACAAGGCCCGGACCACGCAGTATTGCGCGGTCCGGACCCTGTGCTCACATCGAGGTGCCTGCTCTGGTGATCAGAGCTGGCCGCCGACGAAGACCGTGAGGTCGACGAGGCGGTTGGAGTAGCCCCACTCGTTGTCGTACCAGCCGAGGATCTTCACCGTCTTGCCCTCCTGGACCATGGTCAGGGAGGAGTCGAAGGTGCAGGAGGCCGGGTCGCTCACGATGTCCGACGAGACGATCGGGTCCTCGGTGTAGAACAGGATGCCCTTGAGGGCGCCGTCGTCGGCGGCCTTCTTGAACGCGGCGTTGACCTCGTCCTTGGTGACCTCGCGCTGGAGGTCGACGACGAGGTCGGTGGCCGAGCCGGTCGGGACCGGGACGCGCATCGCGATGCCGTCGAGCTTGCCCTTGAGCTGCGGAAGGACCAGAGCGGTGGCCTTGGCGGCGCCGGTCGTGGTCGGAATGATGTTCTCGGCGGCGGCGCGGGCGCGACGCAGGTCCGAGTGCGGGAAGTCCAGGATGCGCTGGTCGTTGGTGTACGCGTGGACCGTCGTCATCAGGCCCTTGACGATGCCGAAGTTCTCGTCGAGAACCTTCGCCATCGGCGCCACACAGTTGGTGGTGCAGGACGCGTTCGAGATGACGTGGTGGTTGGCCGCGTCGTACTTGTCCTGGTTGACGCCCATCACGATGGTGATGTCCTCGTCCTTGGCCGGAGCCGAGATGAGGACCTTCTTCGCGCCACCGGCGATGTGCTTCTCGGCGTCGGCCTTCTTGGTGAAGATGCCGGTCGACTCGATCACGATGTCGACGCCCAGCTGGCCCCACGGAATGTCCGCGGGGTTGCGCTCGGACAGCACCTTGATGGTGTGGTTGTCGACCGTGATGGTGTCCTCGGTGTGCGACACCTCGGCCTTGAGACGGCCCAGGATGGTGTCGTACTTCAGGAGGTGCGCCGTAGTCGCGGTGTCACCCAGGTCGTTGACAGCCACGATCTCGATGTCCGCACCCTGCTCAAGCAGCGCCCGGAAGTAGTTGCGCCCGATGCGGCCGAAGCCGTTGATGCCTACGCGGATCGTCACGAACCGATCTCCTCGTTGGTACGCCGGTTTCAGACGCCGGCGAGTTGTATGGGATGTCCCCGACCGCCTCCGACCCTACCTCTCTGATGGCCTTTGGGTGACATCGACAGGGGGTCCGGACGGCACGGTGGCCCGTACCCCCGAGTAGGGAACACGAGCCACCGGGACCACGGTCCTGATTACGCAGCGTCAGCGGCGCAGATGTGCAAGGGATGCGCCCATAAGAGCGGCCCGTTCGGCGTTTCCGGGTACATGCTCGAACCCGAAGCCGAGCAGCACGCTGTCACGCGCTGTGACGGCCGCATGGGGCTTGTAGAGCTCTCCCGTACGGGCCCAGTCACCCGTGATGCCGGGGCTTCCGGGGGGCGCCGGAGCGACGCTCCAGGTGCCCAGTGAGGCCTCGAATCCCTCGGTCTGCGTGGCGTTGCCCCGTATCACGAGCTGGGCGTTGTCGGCAAACAGTCCGCGGCCCCCGCTGGAGGGGTCGGTGACGGAGCTGAGGGAGACCTCGATCGTCTTGCCCGCGTAGGCGCTCAGGTCGAAGGAGACAGGCTTCCAGCCGCCGGAAGACCCGGTGAAGCTGTTCCAGGCCCCGCTGGTGCCGGACGCCGCACAGCCGTCCGCCGACTGCGTCAGGTAGTGCCGCAGGAACGGGTGGCCGTTGATGAAGAACCCGGCTCCGCACTCGGCGGGCACCGCCTGGGACGAGTTGCCGTTCGAGTCCGGCAGCGTCGTCCAGTCGTCGGCGCCGGTGGTGTGCGCCTCCAGCACGCCGTGGTCGTAGCCGGTCTCCAGGTTCCAGTTGAGCGCGAACCGCAGCTGCGGCTGGTCCGCGGCCGTGACCCCGGTCAGGTCGATGGTGCGGGTCAGCCGCTTCCAGTCCTGGTCGGCGTGGGACGCCGAGGCCATGCCCTGGCCCTCGAAGGGTGCGTACGGATTGGCGAGGCCGGGGTAGCTGCCTGCCGCCGCGCTCTTGAACTGCGGGAACTCGTCGACGGGCAGGTTGTCGGACGTGACGGTGTAACGGCCCGCCTTGTCCAGGGGGTTGGCTTCGGCCGCGGCGAGCGGCGTCTTTACGCCGTTCAGCGCGCCGCTGCCGGTGAAGCTGGTGGCGCCGGGTGCGGAGAGACGTTCGTAGGCGCCGAGGTAGTACTGCGCGAAGTCGTCGGTCAGCGCGTCCCCGAGGTCCACGTTGCCGCCCGTGCGTTCACCGGACTCGATCAGCTTGCCGCCCTCGTTGAGGTAGGCGCGCAGGGCGAGTTGGGTGGCCGCCGACGGCACCGGGTCGCCGGTGTGGTGCACGACCGCGGAGAAGTGCGACAGGACGCCGAGCGGGTGCGGGGCGCCCTGCTTGGCGACGTCCCAGACCACAGCGGAACGGCCGTTGGCCTTAAGGGCGTCGACGTACTTCTGGGCCTGCGTCGCGGGAGCGCCTTCCTCGGCGACGACGAGGGTGTTGGCCTTGGCCCGCTCGGTGACGGTGTACGTGAAGTGCGGGCTCTCCGTGCGCCCCTTCTTGGTGCGGCCGCTGAACCACACCTCGACCTTGTCGCCCGCGCGCGCGTCCTCGACCTCGGCGCGGTACTGGTCGAAGTGGATGTTGTCCTCACCGCCGTACGTCTCGCCGCCCTTCCAGGCCTTGAGGTTCTCGTCGTGCGTACGGCCGCCGTTGATCCGGTAGTTGAGCTCCTTGTCGCGCACCGACTTGCGGGCGGTGACGGCGACTTCCTGGTCCCCTCCACGGGCGTACGAGTCCTTGAAGGCGTCCGGCGTGAAATCCGGGGCCTCGATGCCGGTGACGGAGACGGGCTGGTCCGGGTGGAGTGCGGTCTCGGCCACGGCGAGCGCGAACGGGACGTTCTTGGCGAACTCCTGCTGGATCAGCTTCTCGTCGTCCGGGAAGGTGAAGATGGAGGCGCAGTCCTCGGGCTTCCAGGGGTCGTCCGGGTCGATGGCGGAGGCCGTCTGGCAGGTGGACATCTCCGGCGTGAACATCGAGATGCCGTTGATGTTGCCCGCGTGGCCGTCCGCCTCGCCGTTGGTGGTGTAGAGCTCCGATGCGACCTGCGGGTGGTAGCCGGGGACCGCGGGCTTCTCCGGGGTGCCGTTCAGCGCCTTGTAGAGGACGTCGTCCGGGGTCGGCGTGGCGACCTGCCAGCCCACTCCGTAGAGGAGCAGTTCGGCCGCGGAGTGGTAGTTGATCCCGTACGTGAAGCCGATGCGCTTTTGGAAGCGGTCGATCGCCTTGGTCTCGGGCTCGGACATCGGGCCCGTGCCGCGGTAGGTCTCGGACGACGGGTTCGGGGACGAACCCTCGTTGTCATAGCCCCACTTGTAGGCGAAGTTTCGGTTGAGGTCGACGCCGTCGCCTGCCGCGATCTTGCCGTCGCCGTCGATGTCGCGGAGGTTCTTGCGCCACTGGCGGTCGCCGTCGGCGGCGTGCGTGAAGTCGTAGCCGTCGGGGTTGGCGGAGAGCACGAACCACAGCTCGGTGGAGTTCACGAGCTTGGTGACGCGTTTGTCCTTGCCGTAGTTGTCGAGGTAGTGGTGCATCAGGCGGCGGGTCATCTCGGGGGTGATCCACTCGCGCGCGTGCTGGTTGGACATGTAGAGCGTGGAGGGCTTGGAGCCGTCCTTGGACTTCGCCGCACCCTTGGAGAGCTTCAGGGCGAGGATGTCCTGGCCCTTGAGGGTCTTGCCGATGGAGACGACCTTGGTCAGGCCGGGGTGGGCCTGCCCGGTCTTGACGATCTCCTCCTTGAGGCCGCCCTTGCCGCTGTACGGGCGGTACACGCCGTCCCCCGCGGCCTTGAGCTTCTGCTGCGTACCGGCGGAGACCTTCTGCTCGGTGAGCTTCACTCCCTCCCGCTCGACGCCCTTGGCCTGCGCCTCGGTCAGGTAGACCTCGACGCGGGCGGTGCCGCGCTCGCGGGTCCGGCCCGCCAGCTCGTGCGCGTCCTGGCCCGCCTCGACGAGGACCGGGATCTGCTTCTCGGTGACCTGGGCCTCGTAGACCTTCACGGCCGCCGGGTCGTCGGCGGCCGGGGCCTTCGCCCCGCTGTCGGCCTGGGCGTGCGGCACGGCGACGAGACCGCCGACGAGCAGCGCGCCCGCGGCGACGACGGATCTGAAACCGGCTCTGGATCTCTTGGATCTCTCTCTTCGTCTCATGAGTCCCCCTTGCGGTTGTCCGGCACGTTTGTGTGCGAACGCCAGGCTCGTGACACTTCATGATCATGTCAATATGCCGCGAGGTCGGCGCGCGCCGTCGGGCGGAGTGCACAGCGATATGAAAAGCCGCCGGCGCCTCGACGGCTCCGGCGGCTCACAAGACGGGCGACAGCGGTCAGACCGCCATGTTGTCGGCGAGCTCCTCGCTCAGATTGGACTCCGTGCCCGGAATCCCCATGTCCTGCGCCCGCTTGTCCGCCATGGCGAGCAGCCGGCGGATGCGGCCCGCGACCGCGTCCTTCGTCAGCGCCGGGTCGGCGAGCGCGCCCAGCTCCTCCAGGGAGGCCTGCTTGTGCTCCATGCGCAGCCGTCCGGCCGCCGCGAGGTGCTCGGGGACCTCTTCGCCGAGGATCTCCAGGGCGCGCTGCACACGGGCGCCCGCGGCGACGGCCGCGCGGGCCGAGCGGCGCAGGTTGGCGTCGTCGAAGTTGGCGAGGCGGTTGGCGGTGGCGCGCACCTCGCGGCGCATCCGCCGCTCCTCCCAGGCGAGCACCGACTCGTGGGCGCCGAGCCGGGTCAGCAGGGCGCCGATCGCGTCGCCGTCCCGGACGACCACGCGGTCCACGCCGCGCACCTCACGGGCCTTGGCCGCGATCTGCAGCCTGCGCGCGGCGCCGACCAGGGCGAGGGCGGCCTCCGGGCCCGGGCAGGTGACCTCCAGGGACGAGGAGCGCCCCGGCTCGGTCAGCGAGCCGTGCGCGAGGAACGCCCCGCGCCACGCGGCCTCGGCGTCACAGGTGGCCCCCGAGACCACCTGTGGCGGCAGCCCTCTGATGGGGCGTCCCCGGCCGTCCACCAGACCCGTCTGCCGGGCCAGCTGATCACCGCCCGCGACCACCCGTACGACGTAACGCGAGCCGCGCCGCAGCCCGCCGGGCGCCATCACGATCAGCTCCGAGCTGTGCCCGAAGATCTCAAGAATGTCCCGCTTCAGCCGTCGCGCGGCCATCGCCGTGTCCAGCTCCGCCTCGATCACGATGCGGCCGCTCACCAGGTGAAGGCCGCCCGCGAACCGCAGGATGGCCGAGACCTCTGCTTTCCTGCAGCAGGTCCGGGTGACGGGAAGCCGGGAGATCTCGTCCTTCACCGCTGCCGTCATCGCCATGGGCCGATCCTTCCATGCATCCGAAAAATACGGTCGTACGCGGTGGCCAGGAGCTCCGGATCGTGCCTCGGAGTGCCATCGTGCCTGGCCACCGGCGCCAGCTCGACCGTGGCGCCGAGCCGCTTGGCGGCATCGGTGAGTGACTCACGGTCGGGCACGGCGGCGTCGTCGGCCAGCACCACGTCCAGGGCGAGTTTAGGGGCGTGTCGGGCCAAAACCTCCAAATGACGCTGCGGAGAGAACCCATCGGTTTCACCGGGTTGGGGCGCGAGGTTGAGCGAGAGCACCCTGCGGGCCTTCGTCTCGATGAGCGCGTCGAGCAGTTCGGGCACCAGCAGATGGGGGATCACCGAGGAGAACCACGAGCCGGGGCCGAGCACCACCCAGTCCGCGTCGAGCACGGCGGCGACCGCCTCGGGGACGGCCGGCGGGTCGTGCGGGACGACGTGCACGGACTGCACCTCACCGGGGGTGAGCGCCACCGTGGCCTGCCCCCGGACCGTGTCCACCTCGTCCGGGCGCTGCGGGTCGTGCCCCTTGACCAGGGCCTGGAGCTCCAGCGGCACCGCCGACATGGGCAGCACGCGGCCGTGCGCGCCGAGCAGCTTGCCGACCAGGTCGAGGGCCTGGACGTGGTCGCCGAGCTGCTCCCACAGGGCG
This region includes:
- a CDS encoding M14 family zinc carboxypeptidase encodes the protein MRRRERSKRSRAGFRSVVAAGALLVGGLVAVPHAQADSGAKAPAADDPAAVKVYEAQVTEKQIPVLVEAGQDAHELAGRTRERGTARVEVYLTEAQAKGVEREGVKLTEQKVSAGTQQKLKAAGDGVYRPYSGKGGLKEEIVKTGQAHPGLTKVVSIGKTLKGQDILALKLSKGAAKSKDGSKPSTLYMSNQHAREWITPEMTRRLMHHYLDNYGKDKRVTKLVNSTELWFVLSANPDGYDFTHAADGDRQWRKNLRDIDGDGKIAAGDGVDLNRNFAYKWGYDNEGSSPNPSSETYRGTGPMSEPETKAIDRFQKRIGFTYGINYHSAAELLLYGVGWQVATPTPDDVLYKALNGTPEKPAVPGYHPQVASELYTTNGEADGHAGNINGISMFTPEMSTCQTASAIDPDDPWKPEDCASIFTFPDDEKLIQQEFAKNVPFALAVAETALHPDQPVSVTGIEAPDFTPDAFKDSYARGGDQEVAVTARKSVRDKELNYRINGGRTHDENLKAWKGGETYGGEDNIHFDQYRAEVEDARAGDKVEVWFSGRTKKGRTESPHFTYTVTERAKANTLVVAEEGAPATQAQKYVDALKANGRSAVVWDVAKQGAPHPLGVLSHFSAVVHHTGDPVPSAATQLALRAYLNEGGKLIESGERTGGNVDLGDALTDDFAQYYLGAYERLSAPGATSFTGSGALNGVKTPLAAAEANPLDKAGRYTVTSDNLPVDEFPQFKSAAAGSYPGLANPYAPFEGQGMASASHADQDWKRLTRTIDLTGVTAADQPQLRFALNWNLETGYDHGVLEAHTTGADDWTTLPDSNGNSSQAVPAECGAGFFINGHPFLRHYLTQSADGCAASGTSGAWNSFTGSSGGWKPVSFDLSAYAGKTIEVSLSSVTDPSSGGRGLFADNAQLVIRGNATQTEGFEASLGTWSVAPAPPGSPGITGDWARTGELYKPHAAVTARDSVLLGFGFEHVPGNAERAALMGASLAHLRR
- a CDS encoding RNA polymerase-binding protein RbpA — encoded protein: MASGNAIRGSRVGAGPMGEAERGESAPRLRISFWCSNGHETVPSFASDAQVPDTWDCPRCGFPAGQDRDNPPDPPRTEPYKTHLAYVRERRTDADGEAILAEALAKLRGEI
- the yvcK gene encoding uridine diphosphate-N-acetylglucosamine-binding protein YvcK, giving the protein MKSSLRLNRLGRKRGTQPKVVALGGGMGLSASLAGLRRITGDLTAVVTVADDGGSSGRLRDELGVLPPGDLRKALAALCGDDDWGQTWARVIQHRFQSKGDLHEHAVGNLLIVALWEQLGDHVQALDLVGKLLGAHGRVLPMSAVPLELQALVKGHDPQRPDEVDTVRGQATVALTPGEVQSVHVVPHDPPAVPEAVAAVLDADWVVLGPGSWFSSVIPHLLVPELLDALIETKARRVLSLNLAPQPGETDGFSPQRHLEVLARHAPKLALDVVLADDAAVPDRESLTDAAKRLGATVELAPVARHDGTPRHDPELLATAYDRIFRMHGRIGPWR
- the tpiA gene encoding triose-phosphate isomerase, which gives rise to MTTRTPLMAGNWKMNLNHLEAIAHVQKLAFALADKDYEAVEVAVLPPFTDLRSVQTLVDGDKLKIKYGAQDISAHDTGAYTGEISGPMLSKLKCTYVAVGHSERRQYHDESDEICNAKVKAAYKHGLTPILCIGEGLDIREAGQQIQYTLAQLDGGLKDLPAEQAESIVIAYEPVWAIGTGKVATPEDAQEVCGAIRGRLAELYSQELADKVRIQYGGSVKSGNVAAIMAQPDVDGALVGGAALDSDEFVKIVRFRDQ
- the gap gene encoding type I glyceraldehyde-3-phosphate dehydrogenase, whose amino-acid sequence is MTIRVGINGFGRIGRNYFRALLEQGADIEIVAVNDLGDTATTAHLLKYDTILGRLKAEVSHTEDTITVDNHTIKVLSERNPADIPWGQLGVDIVIESTGIFTKKADAEKHIAGGAKKVLISAPAKDEDITIVMGVNQDKYDAANHHVISNASCTTNCVAPMAKVLDENFGIVKGLMTTVHAYTNDQRILDFPHSDLRRARAAAENIIPTTTGAAKATALVLPQLKGKLDGIAMRVPVPTGSATDLVVDLQREVTKDEVNAAFKKAADDGALKGILFYTEDPIVSSDIVSDPASCTFDSSLTMVQEGKTVKILGWYDNEWGYSNRLVDLTVFVGGQL
- the secG gene encoding preprotein translocase subunit SecG; translation: MGFSIALIVFSGLMMLLVLMHKGKGGGLSDMFGGGMQSSVGGSSVAERNLDRITVVVGLLWFACIVVLGLLMKVNN
- a CDS encoding phosphoglycerate kinase; the protein is MKTIDELLAEGVEGKRVFVRADLNVPLADGTITDDGRIRAVLPTVTKLAEAGAKVIVASHLGRPKGAPDPAFSLLPAAERLGELLGKPVAFAQDTVGPAAHDAVDGLESGQVAVIENLRFNAGETSKDDTERGEFADKLAALADVYVGDGFGAVHRKHASVYDLPARLPHFAGYLIATEVGVLKKLTEDVKRPYVVALGGAKVSDKLAVIDQLLGKADRLLIGGGMAYTFLKAQGHEVGISLLQEDQVPTVKEYIKRAQDSGVELVLPVDVLVSTDFPDLKTKAPANPTTVAADAIPADQEGLDIGPETRKLYASKLADAATVFWNGPMGVFEHPDYAEGTKAVAQALLDSPAFTVVGGGDSAAAVRTLGFDENAFGHISTGGGASLEYLEGKTLPGLAALEN
- the whiA gene encoding DNA-binding protein WhiA, with translation MAMTAAVKDEISRLPVTRTCCRKAEVSAILRFAGGLHLVSGRIVIEAELDTAMAARRLKRDILEIFGHSSELIVMAPGGLRRGSRYVVRVVAGGDQLARQTGLVDGRGRPIRGLPPQVVSGATCDAEAAWRGAFLAHGSLTEPGRSSSLEVTCPGPEAALALVGAARRLQIAAKAREVRGVDRVVVRDGDAIGALLTRLGAHESVLAWEERRMRREVRATANRLANFDDANLRRSARAAVAAGARVQRALEILGEEVPEHLAAAGRLRMEHKQASLEELGALADPALTKDAVAGRIRRLLAMADKRAQDMGIPGTESNLSEELADNMAV